aaaaaaagtaccacttAGAAAAGAGATGTTGGGGTATGTTGGAGTCCATTGGCATTCTCAGTTGTGTAGCTGAGAAAGGGCCTTGCTGCCGCTGTCTCACTTCTGGTCCTGCTTTTGCTCTCTCAGTTCTTGGTCGTTGCACACTTTTTTGGTGCTGCAGGGTCACTGCGCCCTGTCTCCCCTTGCTCAGCTTGCTCTTCAGGtcttccaggaaggcttccctgacccCCTGTCAGTTACAAGCCTTGCTTCCCACCACTGACCAGGCAGTACTGAGTTTTCTCCTACTTGCCTGGGAGCCCTTAGGAAAGTGCCTGGGTCCGGCTTGTCACTGGGCCTTCAGAGTACATCACTGCTCTGCAGATGGGAGCTTGGGTAGGGCATATGGTGGGGCTATGAGGGAAGCATGCGTCctggcctggccctgcctcccACTGCCCTTCCCACTCCTCAGTTTGAGATGCTGAATGCGGAGTTGGAGGAAAACCAGGAATTGGCCAATAGCCGCATGGCAGAGCTGGAGAAGCTGCAGGCAGAACTTCAGGGGGCTGTGCGGACCAATGAGCGCCTCAAGGTGAGCTGTATTTGGGGCTGGGAGGGCCTGAGCCTGCACGGTAGGAGCTGAGCTCTGAAACCTCTTGCTGATTGCCTTTGGACATCCCTACCCCTAGGTAGCCCTGCGGAGTCTTCCTGAGGAGGTGGTACGGGAGACAGGGGAGTACCGAATGCTGCAGGCGCAGTTCTCACTGCTCTACAATGAGTCTCTGCAAGTGAAGACCCAGCTGGACGAGGCCCGTGGGCTGCTGCTGGCCACCAAGAATTCCCACCTGAGGCACATTGAGCACATGGAGGTATGCCCTTGGAACAGGGGCAGAGGACAGGGGTAAAGGCCAGACCCTTAGGGTCAGATTGTTCCTGGGTCAAGGGTGTCAGAGGCCCTGTGTGCCTGCCAGAGGTCCCTTGGGAGTAAATTCCTCCTGAGCTGCTGAGGCCTGAGGTAGGGGGGGCTTGCCAGGAACTAAGGGGTTGGGTGGGTCCTTAATGCCTCAACCCACAGAGTGATGAGCTGGGGCTGCAGAAGAAGCTGCGCACAGAGGTTATCCAGCTGGAGGATACGCTGGCCCAGGTACGCAAGGAGTACGAGATGCTGCGCATCGAGTTTGAACAGAACCTGGCGGCCAACGAGCAGGCGGGTATGTGGTGAGGACAGGGTTGAGGTGGGGCCTTATCTGGGATTGCTGGGCCCTGGTGTGGCCAGATGCTTATCCAGATGTAAGAGGTTAAGTCCTTTCTTCTCCCAGAGCCTCATCTCTCTGTGGAAAATGGGGACCGCACCACCTGACTCAAAGGCGCAGTGAGGCTTACAGCCAGATGAGGTGGCTCATGGAGCAGACTCAGGCAGAACGGGAGCTGTCACCCTCATCCATACTTCTCTGGCCTTATGGTGCCTCTCTGAGATACTAATTCATTTTTCACAGatttattgaacactttctaTGACCCAGGCTCAGTTCTAGGCTTTGGGATGATACCAGTGAACAAAACACGACGGATCCCTGTTGTGGAGCAGTGTTACAGTGAGGGAAGACAGacaacaaaggaggaaaaaattgaACGTGTTTATTAGGTTGTGACAAatatatcaagaaaaataaagcagggagggAAGATAGGAAGTATTATGAGAAATGCCGGGGAAATGTAACTAAGAAGatgatatttgtttaaaaagctaaaagaagTGGACTAACTTATGAATTTACAGTTAGTCATGTGTTCCTTTGAAAggaaatttggaaatattttagaagTCTGCATTAGCAGAAATAACACACATAGGCAGTGTCAAGTTATGTTTAGGTgaattctcttcatttgtttgatgaGATCACACTCTCTACATAAGACTTCAGTTGTTATCTCCTTTGTAATGAGAGTGATGGCTctggccctgccccttcccccactgAGGGGTTGGGCCCCTAACCCAGGGACCAACCCAGCCTTCAACCCAGCCTTGGTTTCCTGTACTCTTCCAGGGCCCATCAACCGGGAGATGCGCCACCTGATCAGCAGCCTCCAAAACCACAACCACCAGCTAAAGGGGGACGCTCAGCGATACAAGCGGAAGCTGCGGGAAGTGCAGGCTGAGATTGCCAAGGTGAAGAGGGGCTGCCTGGGGAAAGCTGCGGCTAGACCCCAGTGAGCACGTCTCACCTCAGCCCTGTTCTCTCTGTGCTTTGCAGCTCCGGGCCCAGGCCAGTGGCTCTACCCACTCCATCGCCACCCTGGGCCACCCGGAGGACTCTGGCCTGAgtgccccagccccagggaaaGAAGAGTGTGGGCCAGGCCCTGTTGGTGCCCCTGATGCCAGAAAGGAGATGGCTTCAATGCCTGGCGCTGCCATTACTACCTCCTTGGTGAAAAAGGAAGACCTGGTCCCTTCTGAGGAAGAGGCCCAGGCCCTGACCCCCGGGGCCCAGGGCCCCTCCTCCCGGGCCCGAGAACCTGAGGCTAAACCCAAGCGGGAGCTTCGGGAGCGGGAAGGGCCTGGGCTGGGACCCCCATCTGTAGCCTCAGCTCTCTCAAGGACTGATCGGGAGAAGGTCAAGGTGGAGGAGGCCAAGAGGAAGGAGTCAGAGCTCCTCAAAGGTCTCCGAGCAGAGCTCAAGTGAGGCCctgttcctttctccttcccgCCCCTGCCAAGTGGCCTCCAACCCTACTCACCAAGCCTTCCTCCTATGCCTCCCCCAGGAAGGCCCAGGAAAGTCAGAAGGAGATGAAACTGCTGCTGGACATGTATAAGTCTGCACCCAAGGAGCAGCGGGATAAGGTGCAGCTCATGGCAGCGGAACGCAAGGCCAAGGCTGAGGTGAGGGCAGGTAGGGCCTATGAGGtgtgcagagaggctgccccaggGGGTTGTAACCAGAGCAGAGCCCTAGGTCAGCAGGAAGCAGTGACAAGAGAGCTCCCTCCTTCTGGTGGTTATAGGTCGATGAGCTACGGAGCCGTATCCGGGAATTAGAGGAGAGGGATCGGAGGGAGAGCAAGAAGATCGCGGATGAGGATGCCCTGCGGCGCATTCGTCAGGCAGAGGAGCAGATAGAACACCTGCAACGCAAGTTGGGTGCCACCAAGCAGGTGCGACCCCGTTCTGGTCCCCTTGCTTCTGAATATTGGAATTCGCTAAACCTCCTGTTCTAGCACATGGCCTGGGTCCATTCTGTGGTTCTTTGCTCAGCCATGTTTTCCTGTGGTTTCCCCACTGTCGTCTTGTCCATCTACTACATTCCATCTTGTCCTTGCCCACTTGCTGCAGGAGGAGGAGGCTCTGCTCTCAGAGATGGATGTGACAGGCCAGGCTTTTGAGGACATGCAGGAGCAGAATGGGCGGCTGCTACAGCAGTTGCGGGAAAAGGACGATGCCAACTTTAAGCTGATGTCAGAGCGGATCAAGGCCAACCAGATTCATAAGCTACTGCGGGAGGAGAAGGATGAGCTGGGCGAGCAGGTTCTTGGCCTCAAGTCTCAGGTATGGCTGCCCTGGGCTTGTTAGAGTGGAGCTGGAGAGGCAGGGGCTCCCCAGCACTGAGTCCCCACCCCTGTCCTCAGGTGGATGCCCAGCTGCTGACCGTGCAGAAGCTGGAGGAAAAAGAGCGGGCCTTGCAGGGCAGCCTCGGGGGTGTGGAGAAGGAGCTGACACTGCGCAGCCAGGCCCTGGAGCTCAACAAGAGGAAGGTGAGGCCAGACCTATGCGAGGGGACAGCAACCTGGGATGCTGGCTCACAGCCTCACTTTGTGACTCTGCCTAGAGAACTTGAAGCAGATGACCTGGGCCGAAGTCTGGCTCTGCTTCATCTCACAGCCCAGCTCATGTCTCAGACACTTACTGTGTTCCAAACTGTGTGCTGGAGGACTTTGCATGCTTGGTCACATTTCAGTCTGAAAATAATCCTACAACAGTTTTTGTTATTACCTTTCATAAGTAAGAAgattgaggctcagggaggtagCTGACTTGCTCAAGAAAAAGTGGAAATGtcaggaggtgacatttgagctgaggccTCAGGGGgttgcaggaaaaaaatgtgtgttgagGGGAGCAGAAAGAGGAGCCCGGTGAAGCCTCAAAGACAGGAGAGAGTGTTATGCAGGTGAGGAACTGAAGGTGTTGGGAATGAGGTAGACTAGGAGGAGGTGAGGGTTCAGAGGTCAGGAGACAGAACCAGTTCCAGTGAAGATACTGGACTTACCCCAAGAGCAGGTATCACTGGATGGTTGACACTAGCATCTGTGGGCCATGGCTCCACATGCCTGACTCCCCAGGCTCAGGCAAACAGTGCCCCTCCTCCCCGCTCCACCCACCTCAGGCTGTGGAAGCAGCTCAGCTGGCCGAGGACCTGAAGGTACAGCTGGAGCACGTGCAGACACGGCTGCGAGAGATCCAGCCTTGCCTGGCAGAGAGCCGGGCTGCCCGTGAGAAAGAGAGCTTCAACCTCAAGAGGGCTCAGGTGtgtggtgggcaggggtgggggcggggtgggggcaggaggaccCTTGCACTCAGCCTagcccctctcctgccccaggaGGACATCTCACGGCTGCGGCGCAAGCTGGAGAAGCAGAGGAAGGTGGAGGTTTACGCAGATGCCGATGAAATCCTCCAGGAGGAGATCAAGGAGTACAAGGTGGGGCCTTGGGGCTGGGTTGTGCTCCAGGAATCTTAGGTGACCTAGGAATCTTAGATGGGGGGTTGGTGAGAGCTCTGGTGGGTAGTCTGGGGAACCCAGAAATAAGGTAGGATGGCAAAACCTGCGCAGAACCCGATGTGGAGAATCAGATAACTATCAAGTATGGTACACATACTACGTGCCAGGCAGAGTGCCTGGCTAGGTATGAGAGGGCTAGGCACTAGACCTGGTCTCAGATCTCTTGAAACTGACAGTCTGTTGGAGGAGGCAGCCAAGTAATTCTCCCATCTGAGTGATGAGCAGTGTGATGGCAGAGGCCAGAGGGGCTGTGGGAAATCAGGGGAGCCCCTTAACAGCCCTGGTGGtcagcaggcttcctggaaggAATATCATCCAAAGAAAAACTGAAGAGTGAGTCAGCGTTGGCCGTGATGAACGGGGATGAAAGGGTTCCAGCAAAGGGAAAGGCAGAGGTGGAGGCCTTTAGTTGAGAGAGGCGTGCTGGAGGACAGAGCTGGACAGTCGTAGTTGGAGGACAGAACATGGGTTTTGTGGTGAGTGACAAGCCTGGTGGGGGTTGGGCAGTGTTAGATCCTGAAGGGTTTGTAAACCAGGTTGAGCTGCTTGGCGTATCCTGTAGTCACTGTGCAGAGAGCGATGTCTCAAGGATGTTGAGGATGAGGTGCCTATGGGACTTCTTGGGAGGCTGTCTGGGAAGGCACTCAAAGCAAAAGGGCTGGTGTGGAGGACAGGAGTTTGTGGGGGATTGTCAGCAGAGGCAAAGGTAGAAGCCACATATAACTGTCGTCACCCGGGGAGGGTCTGTGGCATGACACGGAACAGTGTCATGAGGTGAGGGCAGGTAGGGCCTTTGAGGAGCTCTGACTCCTCCCCCGCCGTGGCGGGGGATGGCATCGGCTGTCACTCCCCCTGAGGAGCCTCGAAACTTAAATGATGGACAGAGGAAGAGGAGCCTGTAGCTTAGGAGGAAGGAGAGCGATCTAGAGGGAATTGATTGGGGAAGAGTTTCAAGGAGGCAGGGGTGAGCTCAGAACTGCCAAGAAGGCAAATGAAGCAGGTGTTGAGAGATGCCTCTTGGATTTGGCAGCCTTGGTGGGAGTTCTTGggcagaggtggaggtggaggtcagATCACCTGGACTCTCACCTACTGCAGTGAGGAAAGGGTGGAGAGTGAGTCAGTAAGTAGACAACCTGTTGAAGCAGTTTGGCCTTGAAGGGGCAGAGGCAGCTCGAGGCAGCCATGAGGGAGCAGGGAAGGGTTTTTGGAGAAACAACAGACTGCAGCCTGTCAAATGCTGATGGGTAGGGTTCTGAGAGCTAGGGAAGAGGTGATGCTTGTGGGGAGTTGCTGAGGTGGCGGGCAGGGCAGAGGATGAATGTTGGGAATGCTGAGTTGTGGGAATTTCCTGTCTGGAGTTGGAAGTGAGACCTGGTGGCAGGTGGGAAGTTTCAAGATAGGAGAGGAGATTTGTAAAACCTCCTTAGAGGGAAATGAATCCCAGGACCCACAGCAGGATTTCTGGGCAGCACCAGGGATGGGCCCAGTTGAGGGTTGAGAACAGCAGATTTCTAGTGGCACTGCCATGCCCAGCTGTGACTTACCAGATGCAGGTGGAGAGAAGGTAGACAGTCGGCTTAAGCCAGGATTGGGGTTTTGCCAGAGAAGGCCAAAGGGGCAAGAGATGAAGCCCCAGGGCAGAGGAGCTCAGGTTGGAGCCTGTGGGTCATTGACCTTTAGAGGGGACATGTGACCACTGGCCATCACCACCCAGATTAGAGGCTAGACTGTGCTACTTTCTAGTTTTGAAACCTGGgcttttgagcctcagtttcctcatctggaggaTGCTTATCCCTACCTCCTAGGGCTATGGTGAGAGTTAGGTGCAGTCTGCTCTGTGGTGGCCTTAGTCTGGACCACCTCTTGCTATCAGCTTGGGATCCGGGCCCTGTCAGGATTGTTCCTGAGCTGATGCCTGTGCCCTGCCCAGGCGCGGTTGACCTGCCCCTGCTGTAACACCCGCAAGAAGGATGCAGTCCTCACCAAGTGCTTCCACGTTTTCTGCTTCGAGTGCGTACGGGGCCGCTATGAGGCCCGCCAGAGGAAGTGCCCCAAGTGCAACGCAGCCTTTGGTGCCCATGACTTCCACCGTGTCTACATCAGCTGAACCCGTAACTCAGGGGACTTTGGAACACCCATGGACCCTGGGGGCTGTGCCTccagtccctccccaccccataccCAGTGGCCCCCACCCTCCATTCCGGACCCtgtgggcccagcccctccccatgtAGTTGGTTTTGGGGGCCCCAGTGCATGCTAGTGGGAGTGGGATTAACCAAGCTCAGTTTCACCTTTTCCCCAAGGTCAGAACTACAGCCTAGGGGGCACTTGCCCTGCACAAAAGGTCTGCTGTGAGAGGCCTGAGGGGCCCAGAGCACTCAACAGAACTTCTTGGAACCTGGCCCTAAACCTTCTCCAACTGACTCCACGGGCCCATCCCAGCCCTAAAGGGGAAATTCCCCAGACTGTGACTTCCCACACAAGTGGAAGTTCACTACCTGCTTACACACCCACAAGTAAGGACCAGGGATGGGTCAGATCCCCAGCTCCTTGCTCTGAGACTGGGCTCTGGGGCCCAGGGAGTTTCTTTACCCTCTGCTCCCCAGACCTAGGCAGACCTTCCCTCCTGTGGAGTTCCTTGGGCTCTTTGGTCTGGTCTTATACTAAGAGCACCTCCTTGATGGGGGCACTGTCTTCTGGGAAGCTCTAAGGTTGCTGCAGTCACCTTGCACTCATCTTGGGAGTGCTGAACTAAGATCATCAGTTTCTATTCTAATCAGACCCCTCCCAATCTCTACTTCGCTCCCAGGCCCCACTTACAGCCCTGATGCTTCCCAGGGCTCCGCTGGGTCCCCAGCCCTGACCCTGCTTTCATCCTGGTGGCCTTAACTTTAGTGGAGGCAGAACTTCCAGGGGGAAAAAGGGACAG
The sequence above is a segment of the Orcinus orca chromosome 16, mOrcOrc1.1, whole genome shotgun sequence genome. Coding sequences within it:
- the RNF40 gene encoding E3 ubiquitin-protein ligase BRE1B isoform X1, whose protein sequence is MSGPGNKRAAGDGGSGPPEKKLSREEKTTTTLIEPIRLGGISSTEEMDLKVLQFKNKKLAERLEQRQACEDELRERIEKLEKRQATDDATLLIVNRYWAQLDETVEALLRHHESQGELSSGTEAPGTQEGPTRDETPLTEPGTSELREPLPMQLRPPLSEPALAFVVALGASSSEEVELQLQGRMEFSKAAVSRVVEASDRLQRQVEELCQRVYSRGDSEPPSEAARARTRELGRENRRLQDLATQLQEKHHRISLEYSELQDKVTSAETKVLEMETTVEDLQWDIEKLRKREQKLNKHLAEALEQLNSGYYVSGSSSGFQGGQITLSMQKFEMLNAELEENQELANSRMAELEKLQAELQGAVRTNERLKVALRSLPEEVVRETGEYRMLQAQFSLLYNESLQVKTQLDEARGLLLATKNSHLRHIEHMESDELGLQKKLRTEVIQLEDTLAQVRKEYEMLRIEFEQNLAANEQAGPINREMRHLISSLQNHNHQLKGDAQRYKRKLREVQAEIAKLRAQASGSTHSIATLGHPEDSGLSAPAPGKEECGPGPVGAPDARKEMASMPGAAITTSLVKKEDLVPSEEEAQALTPGAQGPSSRAREPEAKPKRELREREGPGLGPPSVASALSRTDREKVKVEEAKRKESELLKGLRAELKKAQESQKEMKLLLDMYKSAPKEQRDKVQLMAAERKAKAEVDELRSRIRELEERDRRESKKIADEDALRRIRQAEEQIEHLQRKLGATKQEEEALLSEMDVTGQAFEDMQEQNGRLLQQLREKDDANFKLMSERIKANQIHKLLREEKDELGEQVLGLKSQVDAQLLTVQKLEEKERALQGSLGGVEKELTLRSQALELNKRKAVEAAQLAEDLKVQLEHVQTRLREIQPCLAESRAAREKESFNLKRAQEDISRLRRKLEKQRKVEVYADADEILQEEIKEYKARLTCPCCNTRKKDAVLTKCFHVFCFECVRGRYEARQRKCPKCNAAFGAHDFHRVYIS
- the RNF40 gene encoding E3 ubiquitin-protein ligase BRE1B isoform X2 is translated as MDLKVLQFKNKKLAERLEQRQACEDELRERIEKLEKRQATDDATLLIVNRYWAQLDETVEALLRHHESQGELSSGTEAPGTQEGPTRDETPLTEPGTSELREPLPMQLRPPLSEPALAFVVALGASSSEEVELQLQGRMEFSKAAVSRVVEASDRLQRQVEELCQRVYSRGDSEPPSEAARARTRELGRENRRLQDLATQLQEKHHRISLEYSELQDKVTSAETKVLEMETTVEDLQWDIEKLRKREQKLNKHLAEALEQLNSGYYVSGSSSGFQGGQITLSMQKFEMLNAELEENQELANSRMAELEKLQAELQGAVRTNERLKVALRSLPEEVVRETGEYRMLQAQFSLLYNESLQVKTQLDEARGLLLATKNSHLRHIEHMESDELGLQKKLRTEVIQLEDTLAQVRKEYEMLRIEFEQNLAANEQAGPINREMRHLISSLQNHNHQLKGDAQRYKRKLREVQAEIAKLRAQASGSTHSIATLGHPEDSGLSAPAPGKEECGPGPVGAPDARKEMASMPGAAITTSLVKKEDLVPSEEEAQALTPGAQGPSSRAREPEAKPKRELREREGPGLGPPSVASALSRTDREKVKVEEAKRKESELLKGLRAELKKAQESQKEMKLLLDMYKSAPKEQRDKVQLMAAERKAKAEVDELRSRIRELEERDRRESKKIADEDALRRIRQAEEQIEHLQRKLGATKQEEEALLSEMDVTGQAFEDMQEQNGRLLQQLREKDDANFKLMSERIKANQIHKLLREEKDELGEQVLGLKSQVDAQLLTVQKLEEKERALQGSLGGVEKELTLRSQALELNKRKAVEAAQLAEDLKVQLEHVQTRLREIQPCLAESRAAREKESFNLKRAQEDISRLRRKLEKQRKVEVYADADEILQEEIKEYKARLTCPCCNTRKKDAVLTKCFHVFCFECVRGRYEARQRKCPKCNAAFGAHDFHRVYIS